From one Agrobacterium fabrum str. C58 genomic stretch:
- a CDS encoding LysR family transcriptional regulator: MDRHILRDLAVFEVVARHQSFTDAASELGVKQSTLSYTISQLERKIGVALLARTTRSVAPTGSGLRLLEILGPALRDLREELLRLQEARETIAGVVRLTMIPVAFESIVRPMLPSFCQRYPDVVFEISTSERLDDIVTEGFDGGIRFGTLIDKDMVALPLTASTPIVIAGSASYFENYPIPLAPEHLAGHRCILYRYLSSSRLFRWPLAKGSQKFEYKGDPALILDDGAAIRSAVMDGLGIGFLLRSQVASDLEAGNLREVLTDWLTDLPGFSLYYPSRRRTSPAFRALIEHFKKEGVT; encoded by the coding sequence ATGGACCGGCATATCCTCCGCGATTTAGCAGTCTTCGAAGTGGTTGCGCGACACCAGAGCTTCACCGATGCGGCATCCGAACTTGGTGTGAAGCAGTCCACTTTGAGCTACACGATTAGCCAACTCGAACGGAAAATCGGGGTTGCTCTGCTTGCAAGAACCACGAGAAGCGTGGCTCCAACCGGCTCAGGGTTACGCCTATTGGAGATACTCGGTCCGGCACTGCGCGATCTCCGGGAAGAGCTCCTGCGTTTACAGGAAGCAAGGGAGACGATCGCAGGCGTCGTTCGGCTGACGATGATCCCGGTCGCCTTTGAAAGCATCGTTCGGCCAATGCTGCCAAGCTTTTGTCAGCGCTACCCCGATGTCGTGTTCGAAATCTCTACGAGTGAGAGACTGGATGACATCGTCACAGAAGGGTTTGACGGTGGGATCCGTTTCGGTACGCTCATCGATAAAGATATGGTGGCGCTTCCCTTGACGGCGTCTACCCCTATCGTGATTGCTGGCTCTGCATCTTACTTTGAGAACTACCCAATTCCCTTGGCTCCGGAACATCTGGCTGGTCACCGATGCATATTATATCGCTATCTGAGCTCGTCACGGCTATTCCGGTGGCCGCTGGCAAAGGGTAGTCAGAAGTTTGAATACAAGGGAGACCCAGCGTTGATCCTCGACGACGGAGCGGCGATCCGATCAGCCGTAATGGACGGGCTCGGTATTGGCTTTCTGCTTCGCTCGCAAGTGGCCTCCGATCTTGAAGCCGGCAATCTCCGGGAGGTTCTCACAGATTGGCTAACGGACCTCCCAGGTTTCAGCCTTTATTATCCGAGCCGACGCAGAACTTCGCCAGCGTTTCGCGCACTCATCGAGCATTTCAAAAAGGAGGGAGTGACTTAG
- a CDS encoding TetR/AcrR family transcriptional regulator, with protein MEKFSNKEERVLTAAEDVFARYGFARTTMGDIAKAAAISRPALYLIFPDKEAIFTRVIEMMDARSLDLIQNEVDQIAAIDQKLLHACTIWGLHGVELATAYPDAADLFDFQFPAVRQVYERFQQFLVRILEKGTASWELPVSRADFATTLTYGLRGLRYAATDVNHMRHLIEVHVTVYGLTLTRTDASIG; from the coding sequence ATGGAGAAGTTTTCAAATAAAGAAGAACGGGTCCTGACCGCTGCGGAAGATGTGTTCGCCCGGTACGGATTCGCGCGCACGACGATGGGCGACATCGCAAAAGCGGCTGCCATTTCCCGTCCGGCGCTCTATTTAATATTTCCAGACAAAGAGGCAATCTTCACCCGTGTGATCGAGATGATGGACGCCAGATCCCTGGACCTGATCCAGAATGAGGTCGATCAGATCGCGGCTATTGATCAGAAGCTGCTACACGCCTGTACTATTTGGGGTCTGCATGGAGTGGAACTCGCTACCGCATATCCCGACGCTGCCGATCTATTCGATTTCCAATTTCCGGCCGTTCGTCAAGTTTACGAACGGTTTCAGCAGTTTCTCGTTCGAATATTGGAAAAAGGAACGGCTTCTTGGGAATTGCCGGTGTCACGTGCAGACTTTGCGACGACGCTCACCTATGGTCTACGAGGCCTTCGATACGCAGCGACTGACGTTAATCACATGAGGCACCTCATTGAAGTTCACGTAACCGTGTACGGACTGACCCTTACGCGAACGGACGCTTCAATCGGCTGA
- a CDS encoding nuclear transport factor 2 family protein — protein sequence MSREQKERIAKAFLDALGRCDTETMSNLSTDDMTWWIMPGNKFSGTHAKRPYLENLPRLLDDAAGPLKMEYHEVTGEEDRLAVVAKGDLPMKDGRHYRNNYHFLLHFRDGKIASGREFTDSLHINEIFGAPGQ from the coding sequence ATGAGTAGAGAGCAGAAAGAGAGAATCGCCAAAGCATTTCTGGACGCACTGGGGCGCTGCGACACTGAAACCATGTCGAACCTCAGCACGGACGATATGACGTGGTGGATCATGCCCGGCAACAAGTTTTCCGGCACGCATGCGAAGCGCCCTTACCTCGAGAACTTACCTCGACTTCTGGATGACGCCGCGGGCCCTCTGAAGATGGAGTACCACGAGGTCACCGGGGAAGAAGACAGGCTCGCGGTCGTCGCGAAGGGTGATCTGCCGATGAAGGACGGCCGGCACTATCGAAACAACTACCATTTTCTTCTTCACTTCCGCGACGGCAAGATCGCGAGCGGTCGGGAATTTACCGACTCGCTGCACATCAACGAAATCTTCGGGGCGCCGGGCCAATAG
- a CDS encoding aldo/keto reductase translates to MKYKTLGNTGLLVSQLCLGTMTFSDGTGIYEHIGDVGQTGADELVKASIDAGINFFDTADVYSAGASERTLGQSFKNLGIARNEIVLATKVYSRMGSGRNDVGASRGHIMDAVEASLKRLQTDHIDLYQIHATDTLTPVEETLRALDDLVRQGKVRYVGVSNWQAWRIATALGVSARLGLERFNTLQAYYSIAGRDLERELKPLLDAEKMGLLVWSPLAGGLLSGRFSRANQSPEGSRRSSFDFPIVDKERAWNVIDVLKPIAKAHGCSPARIALAWLLAKPVVTSVIVGAKRLSQLEDNIAAVGTVLSDDEVARLDAVSELPPEYPGWMLETQGADRLGPVDLWSGKTSQTS, encoded by the coding sequence ATGAAATACAAGACACTTGGAAACACCGGACTTCTTGTCTCACAACTTTGCCTCGGAACCATGACGTTCAGCGACGGCACGGGCATCTACGAGCATATCGGCGATGTCGGCCAGACCGGGGCGGACGAATTGGTCAAAGCCAGCATCGACGCCGGGATCAACTTCTTCGACACCGCCGACGTCTATTCAGCCGGTGCGAGCGAGCGAACGCTCGGACAATCGTTCAAGAACCTCGGTATTGCCCGAAACGAGATCGTGTTGGCAACGAAGGTCTATAGTCGGATGGGTTCAGGCCGAAACGACGTCGGCGCATCGCGCGGACATATCATGGACGCTGTTGAAGCCAGTTTGAAGCGCCTGCAGACCGATCACATTGATTTGTACCAAATCCACGCAACCGACACCCTCACTCCTGTCGAGGAAACTCTGCGTGCGCTTGATGATCTGGTTCGACAGGGCAAGGTACGTTACGTCGGCGTATCCAACTGGCAGGCGTGGCGCATTGCGACGGCTCTTGGCGTTTCTGCCCGCCTCGGGCTGGAACGATTCAATACACTCCAGGCATATTACTCGATTGCGGGTCGAGACCTTGAACGGGAACTCAAGCCATTGCTCGATGCAGAAAAGATGGGCTTGCTTGTCTGGAGCCCGCTTGCTGGCGGGCTGCTATCTGGGAGATTCAGCCGCGCAAATCAGTCTCCGGAAGGCTCGCGCCGCTCCTCTTTTGATTTCCCGATTGTCGACAAGGAGCGGGCCTGGAACGTCATCGACGTCCTGAAGCCCATAGCAAAGGCGCACGGTTGCAGCCCGGCACGAATAGCGCTGGCCTGGCTCCTCGCCAAGCCGGTCGTGACATCGGTCATTGTCGGAGCAAAACGGCTTAGCCAGCTCGAAGATAATATCGCCGCGGTCGGCACCGTGCTGAGTGACGACGAAGTTGCGCGGCTGGATGCTGTAAGCGAGCTGCCGCCCGAGTATCCAGGTTGGATGCTCGAGACGCAGGGCGCTGACCGGTTGGGGCCTGTGGATCTGTGGTCAGGCAAGACCTCTCAGACCTCTTGA
- a CDS encoding SDR family NAD(P)-dependent oxidoreductase — protein MSNRLQGKIAVITGASKGLGAAIARSFAAEGASVVVNYSSSKSAAEAVVEEIIDAGGTAIAVKADMSEPAEVEELFAATNAAFGRVDILVNNAGVYDFQPLENLSIDLFRKHMELNVFGYLLAIKEAVKYMAEGGSIVNMSSTVTIFGPENASVYTASKGAIDGLTRALSNELAPRKIRVNAIKPGVVDTDGVQAGGFLHFDFGPMIMAQTPLKRLGVPEDIIPAAIFLASDESSWTTGEFFILAGGHR, from the coding sequence ATGAGCAATCGATTGCAAGGTAAAATCGCTGTCATCACCGGCGCTTCCAAAGGACTTGGCGCGGCAATTGCGCGAAGTTTCGCCGCAGAGGGTGCATCAGTCGTAGTAAACTACTCGTCAAGCAAATCTGCGGCCGAAGCAGTTGTTGAGGAGATCATCGACGCTGGTGGCACAGCCATCGCCGTGAAGGCCGACATGAGTGAGCCCGCGGAAGTTGAAGAGCTGTTTGCGGCAACAAACGCAGCTTTCGGCCGCGTTGACATCCTGGTCAACAACGCCGGTGTCTATGACTTCCAGCCGCTGGAAAACCTGTCTATCGATCTGTTCCGCAAGCATATGGAGCTTAATGTCTTTGGCTACCTGCTCGCGATCAAAGAAGCTGTGAAATACATGGCGGAGGGCGGCAGCATTGTGAACATGTCCTCGACGGTAACGATTTTCGGCCCAGAAAACGCATCGGTCTATACGGCAAGCAAAGGTGCAATCGACGGTTTGACGCGCGCGTTGTCAAACGAGCTCGCCCCCCGCAAGATTCGTGTCAACGCAATCAAGCCCGGCGTGGTCGACACTGACGGCGTGCAGGCCGGAGGCTTTCTCCACTTTGACTTCGGCCCCATGATCATGGCGCAGACGCCGCTCAAGCGTCTCGGCGTTCCTGAGGACATTATACCTGCAGCGATTTTCCTCGCATCGGACGAATCGAGCTGGACGACTGGCGAATTTTTCATCCTCGCCGGTGGCCATCGCTAA
- a CDS encoding nuclear transport factor 2 family protein: protein MTTYTEMTPTQVVQHYLETFFKKDVEKTLQCLTEDVVWKVQGASDVPTIGLRHGRDQVRDWMALFPVNFEPLDFQVERTFESGDKVVIIGNFKHRIRRTGKDFVSDFAAICSVRDGKVSAYNFIEDSYALWRAFQPS from the coding sequence ATGACAACTTATACCGAGATGACACCCACACAGGTCGTCCAGCATTATCTCGAGACGTTCTTCAAGAAGGATGTCGAAAAGACCCTTCAATGCCTGACTGAGGATGTTGTATGGAAGGTTCAAGGGGCCAGTGATGTGCCCACCATCGGCCTCAGGCACGGACGGGATCAGGTGCGCGATTGGATGGCGCTATTTCCTGTCAATTTCGAGCCGCTCGATTTTCAAGTGGAGCGTACCTTTGAAAGCGGCGACAAGGTCGTGATCATCGGCAATTTCAAGCATCGCATTCGTAGAACAGGCAAAGATTTTGTTAGCGACTTCGCGGCAATCTGCTCGGTGAGAGATGGCAAAGTGAGCGCCTACAACTTTATTGAGGATTCATACGCGCTCTGGAGAGCATTTCAGCCGTCTTAG